One window of Bacillus alkalicellulosilyticus genomic DNA carries:
- a CDS encoding GNAT family N-acetyltransferase, whose product MNIRPVQPSDKSILTHLMYQYIVDFYQRPKPKEENVHELIETLLQKKEGIQFIAENEGEYVGFATLYFSFSTTKAARVTIMNDLYVVEQARGTGVAQQLFKACEDYTKENGYAYMSWVTASDNLRAQRFYEKMGGVRGSWENYSI is encoded by the coding sequence ATGAACATAAGACCTGTTCAGCCTAGTGATAAAAGTATACTTACGCACTTAATGTACCAATACATCGTTGACTTTTACCAACGTCCAAAACCAAAAGAAGAAAACGTTCATGAGTTAATTGAAACGTTATTACAAAAAAAAGAAGGCATCCAGTTTATTGCAGAAAATGAGGGTGAATACGTCGGCTTTGCAACATTATATTTCAGCTTCAGTACAACTAAGGCCGCTAGAGTGACGATAATGAATGATTTATATGTAGTAGAGCAAGCCAGAGGAACTGGAGTGGCTCAGCAGTTGTTTAAAGCATGTGAAGACTACACCAAAGAAAATGGCTATGCCTATATGTCTTGGGTAACAGCATCAGACAACCTGCGTGCCCAACGCTTCTATGAAAAGATGGGTGGGGTTCGTGGAAGTTGGGAGAATTACTCGATATAA